A single region of the Devosia sp. FJ2-5-3 genome encodes:
- a CDS encoding glycoside hydrolase family 3 N-terminal domain-containing protein: MASTTPLALFVGMPGYELSADEIAFFRETNPFGLFLFKRNLDNHDQIHKLVSQFKEAVGRDDAPVYIDQEGGRVQRLDNGNWPLFRPLGHFAALAKKDRELAKHALRQSHLAMGSMMSDLNIGSGTTPVVDLARPGTHDIISSRSLGSDPELVAEFGRVAIEALLEVGSMPIMKHIPGYGRVDVDPHHDLPVVRASVEEMMDTDFLPFIRLKDTPWAMVAHLIFTQIDPDLPASISPRVCELIRDTLDYDGVLITDCLTMDALTGSWDERVTAALDAGYDIALHSQGDLSQSQAACKAARPLSEKSLERIARAEGRLGTHRVDVHALHAEVEQIFRERGVA, translated from the coding sequence ATGGCTTCGACCACACCCCTCGCCCTTTTCGTCGGCATGCCAGGCTATGAGCTTTCGGCTGACGAAATCGCCTTTTTCCGCGAGACCAATCCATTCGGGCTTTTTCTGTTCAAGCGCAATCTGGACAACCACGACCAGATCCACAAGCTGGTCAGCCAGTTCAAGGAAGCCGTCGGCCGCGACGACGCCCCGGTCTATATCGACCAGGAAGGCGGCCGGGTGCAGCGCCTCGACAATGGCAATTGGCCCCTCTTCCGTCCGCTCGGCCATTTTGCAGCGCTTGCCAAAAAGGACCGCGAGCTGGCCAAGCACGCGCTGCGCCAGAGCCATCTGGCCATGGGCTCGATGATGAGCGATCTCAACATCGGCTCGGGCACGACCCCGGTTGTCGATCTTGCCCGTCCGGGCACCCATGACATCATCTCGTCGCGCTCGCTGGGTTCGGACCCCGAGCTCGTGGCAGAATTTGGCCGCGTGGCGATCGAAGCCCTGCTCGAGGTCGGCTCGATGCCGATCATGAAGCACATCCCCGGCTATGGCCGCGTCGATGTCGACCCCCACCACGACCTGCCCGTCGTCCGCGCTTCAGTCGAGGAGATGATGGACACAGATTTCCTCCCCTTCATCCGCCTCAAGGACACGCCTTGGGCGATGGTGGCCCATCTGATCTTTACCCAGATCGATCCCGACCTGCCGGCCTCGATCTCGCCGCGCGTCTGCGAGCTGATCCGCGATACGCTGGACTATGATGGCGTGCTGATCACCGATTGCCTGACCATGGATGCCCTTACCGGCAGCTGGGATGAGCGGGTAACCGCCGCCCTCGACGCCGGCTACGATATAGCCCTTCATAGCCAGGGCGACCTTTCTCAGAGCCAGGCGGCCTGCAAGGCAGCCCGTCCTTTGAGCGAGAAAAGCCTCGAGCGCATCGCGCGCGCAGAGGGCAGGCTGGGAACACACCGCGTGGACGTGCATGCACTCCATGCCGAGGTGGAACAGATTTTCAGGGAGCGTGGCGTCGCCTGA
- a CDS encoding GNAT family N-acetyltransferase, giving the protein MMDLLVNLYSRKMDELRRKAEAVEATIRVALPPEQHIIKDWVRTHFSEYWVSEVSAAMAHQPPGCLIATVDGQLVGFACHDATARGFFGPTGVSEDQRGKGIGLALFYHTLVAMKAQGYAYAIIGSAGPVDFYVKAAGAMPIPSDNEDIYQGLLRIKPKTEPEN; this is encoded by the coding sequence ATCATGGATCTGCTGGTCAATCTCTATAGCCGCAAGATGGACGAGCTGCGCAGAAAGGCAGAGGCCGTCGAGGCGACTATCCGCGTCGCCCTGCCCCCCGAGCAGCACATCATCAAGGATTGGGTGCGCACCCACTTTTCCGAATATTGGGTCAGCGAAGTTTCGGCCGCCATGGCCCACCAGCCCCCCGGTTGCCTCATCGCAACTGTTGACGGGCAACTGGTCGGCTTTGCCTGCCATGATGCCACCGCGCGCGGCTTTTTCGGCCCCACCGGCGTCTCCGAAGACCAGCGCGGCAAGGGCATTGGCCTCGCGCTCTTCTATCACACTCTCGTGGCGATGAAGGCCCAGGGCTACGCCTATGCCATTATCGGCTCGGCCGGGCCTGTCGACTTCTACGTCAAGGCCGCCGGCGCCATGCCGATTCCCTCCGACAATGAAGACATCTACCAGGGCCTGCTGCGCATCAAGCCCAAGACCGAACCGGAAAACTGA
- the murQ gene encoding N-acetylmuramic acid 6-phosphate etherase, translating to MAKSTLIAELEHLVSEARNPDTMQIDLMSTEQILAAMNAEDAKVAGAVNAVLPQIAEVVDCIVEAFKAGGRLIYAGAGTSGRLGVLDASECPPTFGVPETMVVGIIAGGDRALRHPIEGAEDDRNEGRRDLEKAKLEARDVVVGIAVSGRTPYVIGALEYANEVGATTVSLSCNPISAIADIAKIAISPVVGPEALTGSTRLKSGTAQKLVLNMLTTASMIRIGKSYENLMVDLSVSNAKLSARATRMLAEVSGCSNDEAERYLVEAGNNVKLAILMALTGMNAADAQAALSGADGFLRRAAADHPRIAS from the coding sequence ATGGCAAAAAGCACACTGATCGCGGAACTCGAACATCTGGTCTCCGAGGCCCGCAATCCTGACACGATGCAGATCGACCTCATGTCGACCGAGCAGATTCTCGCCGCCATGAACGCGGAAGACGCCAAGGTGGCTGGCGCGGTGAATGCCGTGCTCCCACAAATCGCCGAAGTGGTCGACTGCATTGTTGAGGCCTTCAAGGCCGGCGGTCGGCTCATCTATGCCGGTGCGGGCACCAGCGGTCGCCTTGGTGTGCTCGATGCTTCCGAATGTCCGCCCACTTTCGGCGTCCCCGAGACCATGGTCGTCGGCATAATCGCCGGTGGCGACCGTGCCTTGCGCCACCCCATCGAAGGGGCCGAGGATGACCGCAACGAAGGCCGCCGCGATCTCGAGAAGGCCAAGCTGGAGGCCCGCGACGTTGTCGTCGGCATCGCCGTCAGCGGCCGTACGCCTTACGTCATCGGCGCGCTCGAATATGCCAATGAAGTGGGCGCCACCACCGTTTCCCTCTCCTGCAATCCCATTTCGGCCATTGCCGACATCGCCAAAATCGCCATTTCGCCGGTCGTGGGACCTGAGGCGCTTACCGGCTCCACCCGCCTCAAATCGGGTACCGCCCAAAAGCTCGTTCTCAACATGCTCACCACCGCATCCATGATCCGGATCGGCAAGAGCTACGAAAACCTCATGGTTGACCTCTCGGTCTCCAACGCCAAGCTCTCGGCGCGCGCCACCCGCATGCTTGCGGAAGTCTCAGGCTGCTCCAATGACGAGGCCGAGCGCTATCTGGTCGAGGCGGGCAATAATGTGAAGCTGGCCATCCTCATGGCCCTCACCGGCATGAATGCTGCAGACGCCCAGGCGGCCCTCAGTGGCGCTGATGGCTTCCTGCGCCGCGCCGCTGCCGATCACCCCCGCATCGCGAGCTGA
- a CDS encoding MurR/RpiR family transcriptional regulator, translating to MSVLKLLEAQKASMTLADREIAEFILEDPARMLDLSSAALAEATGRSQSSVVKFSQKLGYSGYQQLKMAVTTARAMEWHAPGGVIHGSIDASDSHMTIVQKLISSKLLSMRETASANDEETITAALAKLVGARKLLLAGVGASSLVAKDFSYKLLKLGRTVLLNSDNHIQISNASALGKSDALMALSYSGRSVETLRIAELAKKRGATVISVTGLQSNPLAEVADIKLFTVADEDRVRSSAITARDAQLVLMDMLFILLLRHQGDAYDYIHNSETAVTVLKA from the coding sequence ATGTCGGTTCTGAAACTGCTCGAGGCGCAGAAGGCGTCGATGACCCTCGCAGACAGGGAGATCGCCGAATTCATTCTCGAGGATCCGGCGCGAATGCTGGATCTGTCCTCTGCAGCCCTGGCCGAAGCGACCGGGCGCAGCCAATCGAGCGTCGTAAAGTTCAGCCAGAAACTGGGTTACAGCGGCTATCAGCAGCTGAAAATGGCGGTGACGACCGCTCGGGCGATGGAGTGGCACGCGCCGGGCGGCGTGATCCATGGATCGATCGACGCCAGCGACAGCCACATGACCATCGTGCAGAAGCTGATCAGCAGCAAACTTCTATCCATGCGTGAAACCGCTTCCGCCAATGACGAGGAGACGATCACGGCGGCGCTTGCAAAGCTCGTCGGGGCGCGGAAACTTCTCCTGGCAGGTGTCGGGGCCTCATCGCTGGTGGCAAAGGATTTTTCCTACAAGCTGCTCAAGCTCGGGCGGACAGTGCTGCTCAACAGCGACAATCACATCCAGATTTCCAACGCCTCGGCACTGGGCAAAAGCGATGCGCTGATGGCGCTGTCCTATTCGGGGCGCAGCGTGGAAACCCTGCGCATTGCCGAACTCGCCAAGAAACGGGGGGCGACGGTGATCTCCGTCACGGGGCTCCAGTCCAATCCCCTGGCGGAAGTGGCCGACATCAAGCTGTTCACCGTGGCCGACGAGGACCGTGTGCGTTCATCGGCCATCACCGCCCGCGACGCCCAGCTTGTGTTGATGGACATGCTGTTCATCCTGCTGCTGCGCCACCAGGGCGATGCCTATGATTACATCCACAACAGCGAAACGGCCGTCACAGTGCTGAAGGCCTGA
- the ugpC gene encoding sn-glycerol-3-phosphate ABC transporter ATP-binding protein UgpC encodes MAQLSLRGIKKRFKDTAVLHGIDLEIGDREFVVFVGPSGCGKSTLLRLIAGLDPITDGEFILNGQRMNDVPPSRRGIAMVFQSYALYPHMDVYENMAFGARLMGLTKDEVEARIAEAARMLRLEPLLQRKPRELSGGQRQRVAIGRALVRKPAVFLLDEPLSNLDAALRSEVRLEIAKLHRDIGGTMIYVTHDQVEAMTLADKIVVMNAGRIEQVGSPRELYETPANTFVATFIGSPRMTLVDVERRGDTLAMKGEGGSVTPGALPEETRLKLGLRSDAVRLSRNGGEGFAGQVVYTEYLGDNAYVYVRLADGTLLAARTTPNDLYAPDEIVTIGLEPAGAHYFSADTGRRLVPVGT; translated from the coding sequence TTGGCTCAACTGTCACTGCGCGGCATCAAGAAGCGTTTCAAGGACACTGCGGTGCTGCACGGGATCGATCTCGAGATCGGGGATCGTGAATTCGTGGTGTTTGTCGGACCATCCGGCTGTGGCAAGTCAACCCTCCTGCGGCTGATCGCCGGGCTCGATCCGATCACCGACGGTGAGTTCATCCTCAACGGCCAGCGCATGAACGATGTGCCGCCCTCGCGACGCGGCATCGCGATGGTGTTCCAGTCCTATGCGCTCTATCCGCATATGGACGTCTACGAAAACATGGCCTTTGGCGCGCGGCTGATGGGATTGACCAAGGACGAGGTCGAGGCGCGGATCGCCGAGGCGGCGCGCATGCTGCGACTGGAGCCGCTGCTCCAGCGCAAGCCGCGCGAGCTTTCGGGTGGCCAGCGCCAGCGCGTCGCCATCGGGCGTGCCCTGGTGCGCAAGCCGGCGGTGTTCCTGCTGGACGAGCCACTCTCCAACCTCGATGCGGCGCTGCGCTCGGAAGTCCGCCTGGAAATCGCCAAGCTGCACCGCGATATCGGCGGCACCATGATCTACGTGACCCACGACCAGGTCGAGGCCATGACGCTGGCCGACAAGATCGTGGTGATGAATGCCGGACGGATCGAGCAGGTCGGCAGCCCGCGCGAACTCTACGAAACGCCGGCAAATACTTTTGTTGCCACCTTCATCGGATCGCCGCGCATGACGCTGGTCGATGTCGAGCGGCGGGGCGATACGCTGGCGATGAAAGGGGAGGGCGGCAGCGTGACGCCGGGGGCCCTGCCGGAGGAGACCAGGCTCAAGCTTGGCTTGCGTTCCGATGCGGTGCGTCTGTCGCGAAATGGCGGCGAAGGATTTGCCGGGCAGGTCGTCTACACCGAATATCTTGGCGACAACGCCTATGTCTATGTGCGCCTTGCCGACGGCACCCTGCTGGCCGCGCGAACCACGCCAAACGATCTTTATGCGCCCGACGAAATCGTCACCATCGGCCTCGAGCCGGCCGGCGCGCACTATTTTTCCGCCGATACCGGTCGGCGGCTGGTCCCGGTCGGGACCTGA
- a CDS encoding extracellular solute-binding protein — protein sequence MKTNIVRIGAAVAALIMAAPAMAQELTFWSWRQEDRAAYEQFIDTFEAANPGITVKFETFEATNYNTILATALAGGTGPDLAQVRAYGGLENLAVGGYLEPLTAENVPAIANFNPAALAAESMRADGTLYAVPFASQTQLVIYNKTIFDQNGIAEPNTWEELVAASQKLKDAGVIPFANGTATAWQNETVTFGLGSTLFGRDFYDELIAGTTDFTDERFTSALGDVAALAKDYFADGFIGLDYPSAQQLFASGMAGMFVGGSYELSTFKTMNPDIEMGMFAAPGRAADDEKLVAIYFDGGYAINEAGKNKEAAFKFLNYLASTEFGQSMADTLKTLSAVPGVKFDSADLAEINELNQHSIPYLMLAHFRFGEPSGSVLIQGEMQKLFSGETTPEAIGEALTSGLAAWYEPFKK from the coding sequence ATGAAAACCAACATCGTCCGCATCGGCGCAGCAGTCGCCGCACTGATCATGGCCGCACCGGCCATGGCCCAGGAATTGACATTCTGGAGCTGGCGCCAGGAAGACCGCGCCGCCTATGAGCAGTTCATCGACACCTTCGAGGCTGCCAATCCAGGTATCACGGTCAAGTTCGAGACCTTTGAAGCCACCAATTACAACACCATCCTGGCGACTGCCCTTGCTGGCGGCACCGGTCCGGACCTGGCACAGGTTCGCGCCTATGGTGGCCTCGAGAATCTGGCCGTTGGTGGCTATCTCGAGCCACTGACCGCCGAGAACGTTCCGGCGATCGCCAATTTCAACCCTGCGGCCCTTGCTGCCGAGTCGATGCGCGCGGACGGCACGCTCTACGCCGTTCCGTTTGCCAGCCAGACCCAGCTGGTCATCTACAACAAGACCATTTTCGACCAGAACGGCATTGCCGAGCCCAACACCTGGGAAGAACTGGTTGCAGCTTCCCAGAAGCTCAAGGATGCGGGCGTCATTCCGTTTGCCAACGGTACTGCTACGGCATGGCAGAACGAGACCGTGACCTTCGGCCTCGGCTCGACCCTGTTCGGTCGCGATTTCTACGACGAACTGATCGCCGGCACGACCGACTTCACCGATGAGCGCTTTACCTCGGCCCTGGGCGACGTTGCCGCGCTGGCCAAGGACTATTTCGCCGACGGCTTCATCGGCCTCGACTACCCGTCCGCCCAGCAGCTGTTTGCTTCGGGCATGGCCGGCATGTTCGTGGGCGGCTCCTATGAGCTCTCGACCTTCAAGACCATGAATCCCGACATCGAGATGGGCATGTTCGCCGCTCCGGGTCGCGCCGCTGACGACGAAAAGCTCGTCGCCATCTATTTCGACGGTGGCTATGCCATCAACGAAGCCGGCAAGAACAAGGAAGCCGCGTTCAAGTTCCTGAACTATCTGGCCAGCACCGAATTCGGCCAGTCCATGGCCGACACGCTCAAGACCCTCTCCGCCGTTCCGGGAGTCAAGTTCGACAGCGCCGATCTGGCCGAGATCAACGAGCTGAACCAGCACTCGATCCCCTATCTGATGCTGGCCCACTTCCGCTTCGGCGAGCCCTCCGGTTCCGTTCTGATCCAGGGCGAAATGCAGAAGCTGTTCTCGGGTGAAACCACACCGGAAGCCATTGGCGAAGCCCTGACGTCAGGTCTTGCCGCCTGGTACGAGCCGTTCAAGAAGTAA
- a CDS encoding sugar ABC transporter permease translates to MPQLRMTGRGLWITALIVPPLAFVALFIVYPIISAFAYAFFDWQGLRRGAFVGLENFHTVLFVEPYRSWTLNAFKNNVIVFFALMVLQNGLGFILAYALWRELPGARFHRIAVFLPVVLSTIIVAYLFKLFYHPLFGVVNLTLRSIGLSGLAQPWLGQSGTALWSIIVAQAWHMVGFPTLVFLAGMQRIPGEILDAVRMETESEWVKITKIVWPLVAPSATIVFTLLFVGAFNWFELPYIMAGLDGSPFGSSDVLGLYFYRTAFGNVSAGQQDFGLGSALAVLIFLFIALVAGVITTRLRAREIQL, encoded by the coding sequence ATGCCCCAACTTCGGATGACCGGCCGCGGCCTCTGGATTACCGCGCTTATCGTGCCGCCACTGGCCTTTGTGGCGCTGTTCATCGTCTATCCGATCATTTCCGCGTTCGCCTATGCCTTCTTCGACTGGCAGGGCTTGCGGCGGGGCGCGTTTGTGGGACTCGAGAATTTCCACACTGTGCTGTTCGTCGAGCCCTATCGGAGCTGGACGCTCAACGCCTTCAAGAACAACGTCATTGTCTTTTTCGCGCTGATGGTGCTGCAGAACGGGCTCGGGTTTATCCTCGCCTATGCGCTCTGGCGCGAATTGCCCGGCGCGCGCTTCCATCGGATTGCGGTGTTTCTGCCGGTGGTGCTTTCGACCATTATCGTGGCCTATCTGTTCAAGCTCTTTTACCACCCGCTGTTCGGCGTCGTGAACCTGACCCTCCGCTCGATCGGGCTGAGTGGGTTGGCGCAACCCTGGCTGGGGCAGAGCGGGACGGCGTTGTGGTCGATCATCGTAGCCCAGGCCTGGCACATGGTGGGCTTTCCCACGCTGGTGTTCCTTGCCGGCATGCAGCGCATTCCCGGGGAAATCCTCGATGCTGTGCGCATGGAAACCGAGAGCGAATGGGTGAAGATCACGAAAATCGTCTGGCCGCTGGTGGCGCCGAGCGCGACGATCGTTTTCACGCTGCTGTTCGTGGGGGCGTTCAACTGGTTCGAGCTCCCCTATATCATGGCGGGGCTGGACGGCTCGCCCTTTGGGTCTTCGGACGTGCTGGGGCTTTATTTCTACCGCACGGCATTCGGCAATGTGTCGGCCGGCCAACAGGACTTCGGCCTTGGTAGTGCTTTGGCCGTCCTGATCTTCCTGTTCATTG